In the genome of Pseudarthrobacter sp. IC2-21, one region contains:
- the rimI gene encoding ribosomal protein S18-alanine N-acetyltransferase, with translation MTLDDVSAVNALEQRLFPADAWPLEMFLAELTQPETRRYVVAESGGAIVGYAGLMCIEPVADVQTIAVVPEFEGRGIGSALLTRLIDEARRRGAADVLLEVREDNPRAQQLYVRFGFEQIHVRRKYYRDGVDALIMRLQLVPDGAAPTTDAPSTEAPTTETPTTEAGQA, from the coding sequence ATGACCCTCGACGACGTCTCCGCCGTCAATGCCCTGGAACAGCGGTTGTTCCCCGCCGACGCCTGGCCGCTGGAGATGTTCCTGGCGGAACTGACCCAGCCCGAAACGCGCCGCTACGTGGTGGCCGAAAGCGGCGGCGCGATTGTGGGCTACGCCGGCCTGATGTGCATCGAGCCCGTCGCGGACGTGCAGACCATCGCCGTCGTGCCTGAATTCGAAGGGCGCGGAATCGGCTCGGCCCTCCTGACCCGGTTGATCGATGAGGCCCGGCGGCGCGGGGCGGCCGATGTCCTGCTGGAGGTCCGCGAGGACAATCCGCGGGCGCAGCAGCTGTATGTGCGTTTCGGCTTCGAACAGATCCACGTGCGCCGCAAGTACTACCGCGACGGCGTGGACGCCCTCATCATGCGGCTGCAGCTGGTCCCCGACGGCGCCGCCCCCACAACCGACGCCCCCTCAACGGAAGCCCCTACAACGGAGACCCCTACAACGGAAGCAGGACAGGCATGA
- the tsaB gene encoding tRNA (adenosine(37)-N6)-threonylcarbamoyltransferase complex dimerization subunit type 1 TsaB → MLILAIDTSAVASAALVSDDALEGVVASFATEDTRSHAEVLAPGIEELLSSAGVTGQNIDAIVVGVGPGPFTGLRSGIATARTLAFVWDRPLHGVMSLDAVALEVAESTDAADEFLVVTDARRKEVYWARYTLAEGQLPRLEDGPHVSFAADLPDLPAYGAGAGLFSDVLRADPGFSKEQPDALYLGQFALARLASGADLLDSTPLYLRESDAQVPGPRKRAL, encoded by the coding sequence ATGCTCATTCTTGCCATCGACACCTCCGCCGTGGCCAGCGCCGCCCTCGTCTCGGACGACGCTCTCGAAGGCGTGGTGGCCAGCTTCGCCACGGAAGACACCCGCAGCCACGCCGAAGTCCTGGCGCCCGGCATTGAGGAGCTGCTGTCCTCGGCCGGCGTCACCGGCCAGAACATTGACGCGATCGTGGTGGGCGTGGGCCCGGGCCCCTTCACCGGCCTGCGCTCCGGGATTGCCACCGCGCGCACCCTTGCGTTTGTCTGGGACCGGCCGCTGCACGGGGTGATGAGCCTCGACGCCGTCGCCCTGGAGGTCGCCGAGTCCACCGATGCCGCGGACGAGTTCCTCGTGGTCACGGACGCCCGGCGCAAAGAGGTCTACTGGGCCCGGTACACCCTCGCGGAAGGGCAGCTGCCCCGGCTGGAAGACGGGCCCCACGTCAGCTTCGCCGCGGACCTGCCGGACCTGCCTGCGTACGGGGCCGGCGCCGGGCTCTTCAGCGATGTCCTCCGCGCTGACCCCGGCTTTAGCAAGGAACAGCCCGACGCCCTCTATCTGGGCCAGTTCGCCCTGGCCCGGCTCGCGTCCGGCGCTGACCTGCTGGACTCCACCCCGCTGTACCTGCGGGAATCCGACGCCCAGGTCCCCGGGCCGCGGAAGCGGGCGCTGTGA
- the tsaE gene encoding tRNA (adenosine(37)-N6)-threonylcarbamoyltransferase complex ATPase subunit type 1 TsaE, with protein MSVSAQAELPGWEQTIRVTTAEQTHALGAALGKVLQSGDLLVLTGELGAGKTTFTQGLGEGLGVRAGIISPTFVLVRIHPNLPDGPRPGGPDLVHVDAYRLGSASEIDDIDLENTMDSSVTVVEWGRGRVEHLSESRLEVDLHRAIGLDAVGASEPIPGHTDILDFDTEDDDEPRTIVLRGFGPRWSTRPVLGGDFEGTP; from the coding sequence GTGAGCGTGTCCGCGCAGGCAGAGCTTCCCGGCTGGGAGCAGACCATCAGGGTCACGACGGCGGAGCAGACCCACGCGCTCGGCGCGGCTTTGGGGAAGGTGCTTCAGTCGGGGGACCTGCTGGTGCTGACCGGCGAGCTGGGTGCCGGGAAGACCACGTTTACCCAAGGGCTCGGCGAAGGCCTCGGTGTGCGGGCGGGCATCATTTCCCCCACCTTCGTGCTGGTCCGCATCCATCCCAACCTGCCGGACGGCCCGCGGCCCGGCGGTCCCGACCTGGTGCACGTGGACGCCTACCGGCTGGGATCGGCGTCGGAAATTGACGACATTGACCTGGAAAACACCATGGACTCGTCCGTGACGGTGGTGGAATGGGGGCGCGGCCGGGTGGAGCACCTGAGCGAGAGCCGGCTGGAAGTGGACCTGCACCGCGCCATCGGACTGGACGCCGTGGGCGCCTCGGAACCCATCCCCGGCCACACCGACATCCTGGACTTTGACACCGAGGACGACGACGAGCCCCGCACCATAGTGCTGCGCGGCTTCGGTCCCCGCTGGAGCACCCGGCCTGTGCTCGGCGGCGACTTTGAAGGGACACCCTGA
- the alr gene encoding alanine racemase has translation MTYPAATGDFSASSGKDPLYERSAVIDLDAIRHNVRRLAGAASPAKVMAVVKADAYGHGAVPVARAALEAGASWLGVAHISEALALRAAGIDAPLLAWLHTAESNFAAAVAAGVDIGCSGWELERIVAAARDQERPARIHLKVDTGLGRNGATLASWDQLVGEAMEYQDQGLLRVVGIFSHLSVADEPERPETDEQLAAFREVLAIAEDAGVDPEVRHLANTPATLSRPDTHFDLVRVGLGIYGLSPFEGQTSAELGLRPAMTLRTLVSQCKDVPDGQGVSYGLRYRTSGPSSLALIPLGYADGVPRVATGGPVRVAGRTYPVVGRIAMDQMVIDVGNIGAAGADLFGAEAVLFGNADDDGPTADDWAAAAGTNNYEIVTRISPRVPRRFINESPAVGDSPAPHSASKATP, from the coding sequence GTGACTTACCCCGCAGCAACCGGTGACTTCAGCGCGTCCTCAGGAAAGGATCCGCTGTACGAGCGGTCCGCCGTAATCGACCTGGACGCCATCCGCCACAACGTCCGCCGGCTGGCCGGCGCGGCTTCACCCGCCAAGGTCATGGCCGTGGTCAAGGCCGACGCCTACGGGCACGGGGCCGTCCCGGTGGCCCGGGCCGCCCTCGAAGCCGGCGCCTCCTGGCTGGGCGTGGCGCACATCTCCGAAGCCCTCGCCCTGCGGGCCGCGGGCATCGACGCGCCGCTGCTGGCCTGGCTGCACACCGCCGAAAGCAACTTCGCCGCGGCCGTGGCTGCCGGCGTCGATATCGGGTGCTCCGGCTGGGAGCTCGAACGCATCGTCGCAGCCGCCCGCGACCAGGAACGCCCCGCCCGGATTCACCTGAAAGTGGACACGGGCCTGGGCCGGAACGGCGCCACCCTCGCGTCCTGGGACCAGCTGGTGGGCGAGGCCATGGAGTACCAGGACCAGGGCCTCCTGCGGGTGGTGGGCATCTTTTCGCACCTCTCCGTGGCCGATGAGCCCGAGCGGCCCGAAACCGACGAGCAGCTGGCCGCTTTCCGCGAGGTGCTCGCCATAGCCGAAGACGCCGGCGTGGACCCCGAAGTGCGGCACCTGGCCAACACCCCCGCCACCCTGTCCCGCCCGGACACCCACTTCGACCTCGTCCGTGTGGGCCTGGGCATTTACGGGCTCTCCCCCTTTGAAGGCCAGACCTCCGCCGAACTGGGACTCCGGCCCGCCATGACGCTGCGGACGCTGGTTTCCCAGTGCAAGGACGTCCCCGACGGGCAGGGCGTCTCCTACGGCCTGCGCTACCGCACCAGCGGGCCAAGCAGCCTGGCCCTGATCCCGCTTGGCTACGCGGACGGCGTGCCGCGGGTGGCCACCGGCGGCCCCGTCCGGGTGGCCGGCCGGACCTACCCGGTGGTGGGCCGGATCGCGATGGACCAGATGGTGATCGACGTCGGCAACATCGGCGCCGCCGGGGCGGACCTGTTCGGTGCCGAGGCGGTGCTGTTCGGCAACGCGGACGACGACGGACCCACGGCCGACGACTGGGCGGCCGCCGCCGGAACGAACAACTACGAGATCGTCACCCGGATCAGCCCCCGGGTGCCGCGCCGGTTCATCAACGAAAGCCCCGCCGTCGGGGATTCACCCGCTCCGCACTCAGCCTCGAAGGCCACGCCGTGA
- a CDS encoding carbohydrate kinase family protein, with product MDATPDRRFDPLSSVRNQADGGFDLILAGTVFQDIIFTGLPHAPEPGTEIWSEGMGSCPGGVANQAIAAARLGLKTGLAAAFGDDGYGDYNWKILAGQEHVDLSLSRRVAGWHSPVTVSLSVDHDRSLVTHGHPAPVTASELIGQPPPAIAGIAELGLEIEPWAKAAHQAGVKLFGDVGWDPSGEWAPVRLENLQYFHAFLPNQREAMAFTGKDNPWSALYALADRVPVAVVTLGAQGAMAVDSETGEEEWVPSLPVTAFDPTGAGDCFDAAFIMGSLAGWPLGNRLRFANLCASLAVQEVGGSLAAPGWGDIADWWKRANARPERQSSQWLRRFGFLADIVADVPVAAQRRAGATIAHLSDA from the coding sequence ATGGACGCCACACCGGACCGCCGTTTCGATCCTCTTTCGTCCGTACGCAACCAGGCCGACGGAGGCTTCGACCTGATCCTGGCAGGCACGGTTTTCCAGGACATCATCTTCACCGGACTGCCGCACGCGCCCGAGCCCGGCACCGAAATCTGGAGCGAAGGCATGGGCAGCTGCCCCGGCGGGGTGGCGAACCAGGCCATTGCCGCGGCGAGGCTGGGCCTGAAAACGGGGCTCGCTGCCGCCTTCGGGGACGACGGTTACGGGGACTACAACTGGAAGATCCTGGCCGGGCAGGAGCACGTGGACCTGAGCCTGTCCCGCCGCGTGGCCGGGTGGCATTCGCCGGTCACCGTCTCGCTCAGCGTCGACCATGACCGTTCGCTGGTGACGCACGGCCACCCGGCGCCCGTCACGGCCTCAGAACTGATCGGACAGCCGCCGCCGGCGATCGCCGGCATCGCCGAACTCGGCCTCGAAATCGAACCGTGGGCCAAAGCCGCGCACCAGGCCGGGGTCAAGCTGTTCGGCGACGTGGGCTGGGACCCCAGCGGGGAGTGGGCCCCGGTCCGGCTGGAGAACCTGCAGTACTTCCACGCGTTCCTGCCCAACCAGCGCGAGGCGATGGCCTTCACCGGGAAGGACAACCCGTGGTCCGCGCTGTACGCCCTGGCCGACCGGGTGCCCGTGGCGGTGGTGACGCTCGGCGCGCAGGGTGCCATGGCGGTGGACTCCGAAACGGGGGAGGAAGAGTGGGTGCCGTCGCTGCCCGTGACCGCCTTTGACCCCACCGGCGCCGGCGACTGCTTCGACGCGGCGTTCATCATGGGCAGCCTGGCCGGCTGGCCGCTGGGAAACCGGCTCCGGTTCGCCAACCTCTGCGCCTCCCTGGCCGTCCAGGAGGTGGGCGGCTCGCTGGCGGCGCCCGGCTGGGGCGACATCGCCGACTGGTGGAAACGCGCCAACGCCCGGCCGGAACGCCAGAGCAGCCAGTGGCTGCGCCGCTTCGGCTTCCTCGCCGACATCGTCGCCGACGTCCCGGTGGCGGCACAGCGCCGGGCCGGCGCCACCATCGCGCACCTCTCGGATGCGTGA
- a CDS encoding 6-phospho-beta-glucosidase, producing MRLMIAGGGGFRVPLVYRALASGPFAGLVSELVLFDVDPARLSAIAAVLRAMPLPDKPASDGGDPAGAPPPAVHTTTSLPDALRGTDLVFAAIRPGGTAGRIADERVARDLGLLGQETTGPGGISYALRTIPEMLHLARQMRDLCPDAWLINFTNPAGIVTEALVPVLGRKVIGICDSAGGLVHRAARAAGVSLPDGRLDGVGYYGLNHLGWLYRLESGGRDRLPGLLADPAALASFEEGRLFPQPFLAELGALPNEYLYYYYQRDAAAAAMRTMPVTRGESIHHQQAELYPRLAASGADAYRLWDAARRSREEGYLAEARTHGEQRDEADLAGGGYERVALAVMRALAGGTAGGPADGSGGPGTASGGRSTQLILNTPNTLPTAPAQAGTQAATAAGTPPQPAIPGLPADAVVEVPCTVTPDGALPLPQSAPDPEQLALLQRVKRVEQLTVRAATQGDRAAAVDAFSRHPLVDSAVLGAALLEGYERAFPGLGALWRQE from the coding sequence ATGCGGCTCATGATTGCCGGTGGCGGCGGATTCCGTGTGCCCCTCGTGTACCGGGCGCTGGCTTCGGGCCCCTTCGCGGGGCTGGTCAGCGAACTGGTGCTGTTCGACGTCGATCCCGCCCGGCTCAGTGCCATCGCGGCGGTCCTGCGGGCCATGCCCTTGCCTGACAAGCCAGCGTCCGACGGCGGTGATCCTGCGGGTGCGCCGCCTCCTGCCGTCCACACCACCACGTCCCTGCCGGACGCCCTGCGCGGGACGGACCTCGTGTTTGCGGCCATCCGGCCCGGCGGCACCGCCGGCCGGATTGCGGACGAACGCGTCGCCCGGGACCTCGGCCTGCTGGGCCAGGAAACCACGGGCCCAGGCGGCATCTCCTACGCCCTGCGGACCATCCCGGAAATGCTGCACCTGGCCCGGCAGATGCGGGACCTCTGCCCGGACGCCTGGCTCATCAACTTCACCAACCCCGCCGGCATAGTCACCGAAGCCCTCGTGCCGGTCCTGGGCCGCAAGGTCATCGGGATCTGCGATTCCGCGGGCGGCCTGGTGCACCGGGCCGCCCGGGCTGCCGGCGTTTCCTTGCCGGACGGGAGGCTCGACGGCGTGGGCTACTACGGGCTGAACCACCTCGGCTGGCTGTACCGGCTGGAGTCGGGCGGCCGCGACCGGTTGCCCGGGCTGCTGGCCGATCCGGCCGCCCTCGCGTCGTTTGAGGAAGGCCGGCTCTTTCCCCAGCCGTTCCTGGCGGAGCTCGGCGCCCTGCCCAATGAATACCTCTATTACTACTACCAGCGGGACGCTGCTGCTGCGGCCATGCGCACCATGCCCGTCACCCGCGGGGAATCCATCCACCACCAGCAGGCCGAACTGTATCCCCGGCTTGCCGCCTCCGGCGCGGACGCGTACCGGCTGTGGGACGCGGCCCGGCGTTCCCGCGAGGAAGGCTACCTGGCCGAGGCCCGGACCCACGGTGAGCAGCGCGACGAAGCCGACCTCGCCGGCGGCGGCTACGAACGGGTCGCGCTGGCCGTGATGCGCGCGCTGGCCGGCGGCACCGCTGGCGGCCCTGCTGACGGGTCCGGCGGCCCCGGCACCGCCTCCGGCGGGCGCTCCACCCAACTGATCCTCAACACCCCCAACACCCTGCCCACTGCTCCTGCACAGGCGGGCACCCAGGCCGCCACCGCCGCAGGCACCCCTCCGCAACCCGCCATCCCGGGACTGCCCGCGGACGCCGTCGTCGAGGTCCCCTGCACGGTAACGCCGGACGGCGCGCTGCCGCTTCCCCAGTCGGCGCCGGACCCGGAACAACTCGCCCTGCTGCAACGGGTCAAGCGGGTGGAGCAGCTCACGGTGCGGGCCGCGACGCAGGGCGACCGGGCTGCCGCCGTCGACGCTTTCAGCCGGCATCCGCTGGTGGATTCGGCCGTGCTCGGGGCGGCGCTGCTGGAGGGCTACGAGCGCGCCTTCCCCGGGCTGGGTGCACTCTGGCGGCAGGAGTAG
- the mshA gene encoding D-inositol-3-phosphate glycosyltransferase, which produces MTPIRRVALLSLHTSPMEQPGSGDAGGMNVYIRELASALAEAGVEVEIFTRSTSAKQPAVEHPDPGVCVHNVFAGPQRKIPKEELPALLHTMVAEIEQIRQRQPHGRYDLIHSHYWVSGIAGLELADLWGVPLVHTMHTMAKVKNLLLQSGEQPEPRRREDGEHRIVDGATRLIANTSAEATELVSHYGADPDRIDVAPPGVDLSTFTPAFRARSRAEHGVPPETFHLVFAGRIQRLKGPQVLLKAAALLRKRRPGIDLRVTILGALSGNKDFNLRQLITESGMDDVVTHLPPVNAAELASWFRAADVVVMPSYSESFGLVAIEAQACGTPVVGTRVGGLQRAIHHGRTGLLVDGHHAKDWADALEAMYDDPDTRADMGRAASIGAENLGWNRTAAITLETYHAAVEDKLAGRPAPAVSTSAAAPAVAVH; this is translated from the coding sequence ATGACACCGATCCGCAGGGTCGCGCTGCTGTCCCTCCACACCTCCCCCATGGAGCAGCCCGGCTCCGGCGATGCCGGCGGCATGAACGTTTACATCCGCGAACTGGCGTCGGCGCTGGCCGAGGCCGGCGTCGAAGTGGAGATCTTTACGCGGTCCACCTCGGCCAAGCAGCCCGCCGTCGAGCACCCCGACCCCGGCGTGTGCGTCCACAACGTGTTCGCGGGGCCGCAGCGGAAGATCCCCAAGGAGGAACTGCCGGCGCTGCTGCACACCATGGTGGCGGAGATCGAACAGATCCGGCAGCGCCAGCCGCACGGCCGTTACGACCTCATCCATTCGCATTACTGGGTGTCCGGGATCGCCGGCCTGGAACTCGCCGATCTCTGGGGCGTGCCGCTGGTCCACACGATGCACACCATGGCCAAGGTCAAAAACCTCCTGCTGCAGTCCGGCGAGCAGCCCGAGCCCCGCCGGCGCGAAGACGGTGAACACCGGATCGTCGACGGCGCAACACGCCTGATCGCCAACACCAGCGCCGAAGCCACGGAACTGGTCTCGCATTACGGCGCCGACCCCGACCGCATCGATGTGGCGCCGCCCGGCGTGGACCTCAGCACGTTCACGCCCGCCTTCCGCGCGCGCTCCCGGGCGGAGCACGGGGTCCCGCCGGAGACCTTCCACCTGGTCTTCGCCGGCCGCATCCAGCGCCTCAAAGGTCCGCAGGTCCTGCTCAAGGCCGCGGCCCTGCTGCGGAAGCGGCGGCCGGGAATCGACCTCCGGGTCACCATCCTCGGCGCGCTGAGCGGCAACAAGGACTTCAACCTCCGGCAGCTGATCACCGAGTCCGGAATGGACGACGTCGTGACGCACCTTCCGCCCGTGAACGCGGCCGAGCTGGCGTCCTGGTTCCGTGCGGCGGACGTTGTGGTGATGCCTTCCTACAGTGAGTCCTTCGGGCTGGTGGCCATCGAAGCGCAGGCGTGCGGGACCCCGGTGGTGGGAACGCGGGTGGGCGGCCTGCAGCGGGCCATCCACCATGGCCGGACCGGGCTCCTGGTGGACGGGCACCATGCCAAGGACTGGGCTGACGCGCTCGAAGCGATGTATGACGATCCGGACACCCGCGCCGACATGGGCCGGGCAGCCTCCATCGGGGCGGAGAACCTGGGCTGGAACCGTACTGCGGCCATCACGCTGGAGACTTACCATGCCGCCGTCGAGGACAAACTGGCGGGCCGTCCGGCACCGGCCGTTTCCACGAGTGCGGCGGCCCCCGCCGTCGCGGTCCACTAA
- a CDS encoding formate--tetrahydrofolate ligase, whose protein sequence is MTGLKPLSDLEIARQAIIRPIEEIAAAAGINGEALELYGRYKAKVDPALLTAPRPAGRVVLVSAMSPTPAGEGKSTTTVGLADSLARAGHKVMIALREPSLGPVLGMKGGATGGGYSQVLPMDEINLHFTGDFHAVTSANNALMALVDNHIYQGNELNIDPRRMTFKRVLDMNDRALREVIIGLGGPTQGVPRQDGFDITVASEIMAVFCLAANLADLRERLGRITFGYTYSRTPVTVADLGVQGALTLLLKEAIKPNLVQTIAGTPALVHGGPFANIAHGCNSLIATQTARRLADIVVTEAGFGADLGAEKFMDIKARVADLAPSAVVLVATVRALKMHGGVPKDRLTVPDLEALQAGVVNLRRHIHNVEKFGVTPVVAINQFSSDTAEELDWLLEWCAAEGVQAAVADVWGRGGGGDGGDELAAKVAAAVSAPGSFRHLYPLELPVEEKIRTIAQEIYGADGVDFSVPALKRLADIEKNGWSGLPVCMAKTQYSFTDDATRLGAPKGFTIHVRDLIPKTGAGFIVALTGAVMTMPGLPAAPAAMRMDVDDAGNPVGLT, encoded by the coding sequence ATGACTGGCCTGAAACCCCTGAGCGACCTCGAGATCGCGAGGCAGGCCATCATCCGGCCCATCGAGGAAATTGCGGCGGCAGCGGGCATCAACGGCGAGGCTCTGGAACTCTATGGCCGGTACAAAGCCAAGGTTGACCCGGCCCTGCTGACGGCCCCCCGGCCGGCCGGGCGGGTGGTGCTGGTCTCCGCCATGTCACCCACGCCCGCCGGGGAGGGAAAGTCCACCACCACGGTGGGGCTGGCCGACTCGCTGGCCCGGGCCGGGCACAAGGTGATGATCGCGCTGCGGGAGCCCTCGCTGGGGCCGGTGCTGGGCATGAAGGGCGGGGCCACCGGCGGCGGCTATTCCCAGGTGCTGCCGATGGACGAGATCAACCTGCACTTCACCGGCGACTTCCACGCGGTGACCTCAGCGAACAACGCCTTGATGGCCCTGGTGGACAACCACATCTACCAGGGCAACGAGCTGAACATCGACCCCCGACGAATGACGTTCAAACGGGTCCTGGACATGAATGACCGCGCCCTCCGCGAAGTGATCATCGGCCTTGGCGGGCCCACCCAGGGAGTGCCGCGCCAGGACGGGTTCGACATTACGGTGGCCTCAGAAATCATGGCGGTCTTCTGCCTGGCCGCGAACCTGGCGGACCTCCGCGAGCGGCTGGGCCGGATCACTTTCGGCTACACGTACTCCCGGACCCCTGTCACGGTTGCGGATCTCGGTGTCCAGGGTGCGCTCACGTTGCTGTTGAAGGAAGCCATCAAGCCCAACCTCGTCCAGACCATTGCCGGCACGCCCGCGCTGGTTCACGGCGGTCCATTCGCCAACATTGCACACGGCTGCAATTCGCTGATCGCCACCCAGACGGCCCGGCGGCTCGCGGACATTGTGGTCACGGAAGCGGGCTTCGGCGCAGACCTGGGCGCGGAGAAGTTCATGGACATCAAGGCTCGGGTGGCCGATCTGGCCCCCTCCGCCGTTGTGCTCGTGGCCACTGTTCGCGCGCTCAAGATGCACGGCGGCGTGCCCAAGGACCGGCTCACGGTGCCCGACCTCGAGGCGCTGCAGGCCGGCGTCGTGAACCTCCGGCGGCACATCCACAACGTGGAGAAGTTCGGTGTCACCCCGGTGGTGGCCATCAACCAGTTCTCCTCCGACACCGCCGAGGAACTCGACTGGCTGCTGGAGTGGTGCGCGGCCGAAGGTGTGCAGGCCGCCGTCGCCGACGTCTGGGGGCGCGGCGGGGGCGGCGACGGCGGTGACGAGCTCGCCGCGAAGGTGGCGGCGGCGGTTTCCGCGCCGGGCAGTTTCCGGCACCTGTATCCCCTGGAGCTGCCTGTGGAGGAGAAGATCCGGACCATCGCGCAGGAGATCTACGGGGCCGACGGCGTGGACTTCTCCGTCCCGGCCCTGAAGCGGCTGGCCGACATCGAAAAGAACGGCTGGTCCGGGCTGCCCGTCTGCATGGCCAAGACCCAGTACTCCTTCACCGACGACGCCACCCGGCTCGGCGCGCCGAAGGGCTTCACCATCCACGTCCGCGACCTCATCCCCAAGACCGGGGCCGGCTTTATCGTGGCGTTGACCGGAGCGGTGATGACGATGCCGGGCCTGCCCGCCGCCCCCGCCGCCATGCGCATGGACGTGGACGACGCCGGCAACCCGGTAGGCCTCACCTAA
- a CDS encoding inositol-3-phosphate synthase: MSANPIRVAIVGVGNCAASLVQGVQYYRDADPQATIPGLMHVEFGKYHVNDVQFVAAFDVDGKKVGVDLADAILASENNTIKIAEVPPTGVTVQRGHTLDGLGKYYLETIEQSTEEPVDVVQALKDAKADVMVCYLPVGSQEAAEFYAQAAIDAGVAFVNALPVFIAGTKAWADKFTAAGVPIVGDDIKSQIGATITHRVMAKLFEDRGVTLDRTYQLNVGGNMDFKNMLERDRLESKKISKTQAVTSNVEADIAPRDVHIGPSDYVQWLDDRKWAFVRLEGRNFGDAPVSLEYKLEVWDSPNSAGVIIDAIRAAKIGLDRGIGGPLLSASSYFMKSPPEQFNDDLAREKVEAFIRGDLER; the protein is encoded by the coding sequence GTGTCTGCAAATCCGATTCGTGTTGCCATTGTTGGTGTGGGTAACTGCGCCGCCTCGCTCGTCCAAGGTGTGCAGTACTACCGCGACGCCGATCCCCAGGCCACGATCCCGGGTCTGATGCACGTTGAGTTCGGCAAGTACCACGTCAACGACGTCCAGTTTGTTGCCGCGTTTGATGTGGACGGCAAGAAGGTCGGCGTTGACCTGGCCGATGCCATCCTCGCCAGCGAAAACAACACCATCAAGATCGCCGAAGTTCCCCCCACCGGCGTGACCGTCCAGCGCGGCCACACCCTGGACGGCCTCGGCAAGTACTACCTCGAGACCATCGAGCAGTCCACCGAGGAACCCGTTGACGTGGTTCAGGCCCTCAAGGACGCCAAAGCCGACGTCATGGTCTGCTACCTGCCCGTTGGGTCCCAGGAAGCGGCCGAGTTCTACGCCCAGGCTGCCATCGACGCCGGCGTTGCCTTCGTCAACGCCCTGCCCGTCTTCATCGCCGGCACCAAGGCGTGGGCCGACAAGTTCACCGCCGCCGGCGTGCCGATCGTGGGCGACGACATCAAGAGCCAGATCGGTGCCACCATCACGCACCGTGTCATGGCCAAGCTGTTCGAAGACCGCGGCGTGACCCTGGACCGCACATACCAGCTGAACGTCGGCGGCAACATGGACTTCAAGAACATGCTGGAGCGCGACCGCCTCGAGTCCAAGAAGATCTCCAAGACCCAGGCCGTCACCTCCAACGTCGAAGCCGACATCGCCCCGCGCGACGTCCACATCGGCCCGTCCGATTACGTCCAGTGGCTCGACGACCGCAAGTGGGCCTTCGTCCGCCTCGAGGGCCGCAACTTCGGCGACGCGCCCGTCTCCCTTGAGTACAAGCTCGAGGTCTGGGACTCACCGAACTCCGCCGGCGTGATCATCGACGCCATCCGCGCCGCCAAGATCGGCCTGGACCGCGGCATCGGCGGCCCGCTGCTCTCCGCTTCCAGCTACTTCATGAAGTCCCCGCCGGAGCAGTTCAACGACGACCTCGCCCGTGAAAAGGTCGAGGCCTTCATCCGCGGCGACCTGGAGCGCTAA